The genomic segment gttcacagatcacaaagaagcagtgttcgtatctgtgagaaatacaagtcttatctaatcctagcccctaacgttcctcacatgaatcacagcctgttatgtgaaacaatttatatcagtatagttcaaacctatgcttatcattaatgcattccttctaagttattcatcacatacagatccaattatgagaaaaatagaacccaacactATTCTTCCTGTTTGACAGacgaaattaggctataggctgctatatccatagatttgtcggtCATTTGTCTGAGTTTTTTATCCTAAAAGACtcccctagtccttgccgatgacaagaatacccataacatgatgcagccaccaccatgcttgaaaatatgaagagtagtactcatagtgatgtgttgtgttggatttgccccaaacacaacgctttgtattcaggacaaaaagttcatttttTTGCAATTTATTGAGCAATATTACTTtactgccttattgcaaacaggatgcctgTTTTggcatatttttattctgtacaggcttccttcttttcactcagtcATTTATCTTAGTTTTGTGTAGTAACTACgatgctgttgatccatcctcagttatcgcctatcacagccattcaactctgttttaaaatcaccattggcctcatcatggtgaaatccctgagcggtttccttcctctccggcaactgagtcagGAAGGGCgtctgtatttttgtagtgactgggtgtattgttacacaatacaaagtgtaattaataactgcaccatgctcaaagggatattcaatgtcttcttttttttacccatcaactaataggtgccctttgtgaaccattggaaaacctccctggtctttttgcatgaatctgtgcttgaaattcactgctcaactgagggaccttacatataattgaaCGAATTACGTTGGAGTCCAGAATGTCCctagccggaacccagctcctctcctcagggccatacccctcccagtccaccaggtaacggaGCCATCCCCCACgaaacctggagtccagcagatcCCTCACAGCATACGTCGGACTCCCATCAATGTTCAGGGGCGGAGGGGGTGTACCCCGGTGGACGGCATCCGCccgaggaccaggaaccaccggcctgaggagagacacatgaaaagtaggtgagacacggtagtgagggggaaggagcagccggtacgacACCTCATTAATCCGcaggaggaccttaaacggccccacaaactgggggctcagtttcttgcagggcaggcggagagggaggtttcaAGTGGACAGCCAGACgcgatcaccaggctggaatacgggagcctcactgcggtggcggtcagcttggtccttctgtcGACGAATGGCACTCTGGAGACAGATATGGGcagcgtcccagacctgtccggctcTGCGGAACCACTAGTCGACAGCGGgtgcatcggtctggctgggtgtccaaggggccagggccggcttgtaccccaggacgcattggaagggagtgagccccgtggaggagtgaaagagggagttctgggcatattctgcccagggaagaaaccttgcccactcaccctgccggtcctgacagtggcaacgaagaaaacCTCCAGCTCCAGCTCCTGGCCGTGACCTCGATCTTTTCCAGGAAAgctttccacactcgggaggtgaattgggggccacggtccgagatgatgtcctccggaagtccataggacctcagcgacctggagagcagaaggatgACCAGTTAGTGGAAAAAAATGGCATGATTTTGAGAACCGATCTACGGTGAAGCCGATCtatggtgaagccgtcagaacgtgggaggtcggtgacaaagtctatggacaggtgtgaccaaggtcgatgaggcactggtagaggaactagtttgcctgccaggGCATTCTGAGGTGTCtttgtttgggcacatacggaacaggagttgacatagcgagaaaccaaggtgggccaccagtatttttgtgctagagaatgcagggtgcgcgtaataccggagtgccctgccaTAAGGGTGATGTGCGCCCAGATCAacaggcggtcacggacactggtgggtacatacacgcgccccgaaagggcgttggcaggcgctgggtcctcctgagccgccaggcggatgtcttcgtccacatcccaaatgacaggtgcaacgatgagagatgggggcaggataggaccccccagatccttcctctctccggtatggtgcatcctggagagtgcgtcggctttcacattctcGGATCCTGGGcagtaggacagaatgaattgaaagcgagtaagaaattgggcccacctgccttgatgagagttcatccgtttcgctgcccgtatgtgctccaaattctggtggtcagtaagaatccgaaATGGATGGACtgtgccctccagccagtgtctccattcctccagagcgaggaccaccgccaacagctccctgtcttcaACTttatagttcctctctgcgggggtaagcttttttagagaaaaaggcacagggatacattttctctggcttaccatgctgctgggagaggaccgcacccatgCCCTCCTCCAAtgtgtccacctccaggatgaaaggacaagatggatctgggtgttttaggatgggcgctgtggtgaacctctccttcagcctcttgaaggcagcatcagcctcagggttccaggccagcttctgaggcccacccttaaggagagaggtgagtggggcggctatggagctgaaggacctgatgaaacactggtagaaattggcgaagcacaggaagctctgtaggccgagtagatcaggatattgtcaatgtacaccaccacctgtctactcagcatgtctcggaacacgtcatcgacgaaggactggaacacagaaggtgcgttggtgaggccgtagggcatgacccagtattcatagtggcctgaggtagagctgaatgcagtctccactcgtctccttcccggattcggatcaggttgtaggcactcctcatgtccaacttggtaaagtaccgggccctcgtagctgctcgatggccgacggaaccagagggagggggtaccggtacttggtggtgactgcgttcagccccctgtagtcaatgcacggcctcaatcctccgtcttttttggccacgaagaagaagctggcggaggcaggagaggtagattgtctgatgaacccctgtttcagggtctccaccACATACTtatccatggcctcagtctccgccatggaaagggagtaaatgcgactctgtgttgtccctccagcaggtcaatggcacagtcccagggcctgtgtgGAGGGAGACCTGTAGCCtttgatgaagagaagacatcggagatatctgcatactcacgtggaatgttgggctggagcgCGGACTCCgaactctccactgacgtggaacaacaaaccaccggcaggcaggtcttccggcatgaggtggaccaggctgtgatcctcttggtgatccaattgatggtggggttgtgtagtctgagccagggcaatcccaagacaatccggtgaaggggtgacgtgacgatgtggaatgacagctcctcgtggtgctccggtagtgtgggaatggtgatgggcagagtgcgtaatggtgcctgatccaagtggtttattgtccagcgaggtgacgtgcagcggagaaggcagtggcacggtgggcaacccccattcagagaccagctccctatctataaggttccccgctgatccggaatctatcattgcagtggaaatggaagagaaggaataaccagtcaccgttatgggaactaaaaacaatggttttgtgataggagatgacgtaacactcacggagcaGCTACGGGAGTCATATCGCCTAGATTTGGAGcagccaggagatctgtggtccgtggtggtgtaggggctgctgcccacctccatgggtgaggactctgaggcagggcggcttccatagctcagatggggtgagcgtcgaggctctgggaggtgttgggaacaccgtctgtctctcaacatgtcATCAAGATGGTtggacgtggcgatgagggtctcaaggtccatctcgtcatttcgacatgcgagttccgtcttgatgtcctcccgtaagcctctcctgaaggatgtgcacagagcacgctcattccagccggaagacgccgccaccgtgcgaaagctcagagcgtactcggatGCAGGCCCCTCTacctgttgtagatggaggagacgctcacccccgtcctttccctccatgggatgatcaaacactgcCCTGAACTGAGcaaggaaggtggagtagggaagcgccacggcctcacctccttcccagactgccgtgacCCAATCCAGTGCCTTTCCTTTAAGTAGTGAAATCACTAGCgatatcctggcttggtcagatggatatgccccaggctgacgcgccagataaagcgaaacctgtagcaggaagccgatacatttagtagttttaccgtcatagctACGGTAGGGCAAAGGTTCCCTcagaagtgggtgatagcacaggaacaggtggattgggtgCACTCGccactccctgaggtggaaccagagcgctgggcagattatgcagagtttggagcacttcctgcatggcggcgttcaactgggcaagctgctggtgctggtcgaggcacagggaaactcctgctgcatccattttcgtgagtggtgtgtaattctgtgatgagtactgagtatacgaagaggcaggacgcagacgcaggaattaacaaggtaaaggtttacttaacaatgagaaagagaataacaaagagcaAGTAAACAACACGAcactaacaattacacacaacaatgaacgAAAAGTCCAGtgctatatagtggtggtgatgagatgatgaggtgcaggtgcgctggaggtgattagggtgcgttgggtttccattcctgtgtttgccgaggtggtgcgctcagaccggtggctcagtacaccggcgaatcagagcaccggaggggagcaacgggaggagatgtGACACCATCcaccttattatgtgacttgttaagtacatCTTTACTTACTTGCCATAACAAAACGATTGAATgcttaattaatttgtaaatatttctaaaaacatgattccacttcgacattatggggtattgtgtgtagatcagtgacagaacattatatttttattttttattttattcaggccataacacaacagaatgtggaaaaagtcaaggggtgtgaatactttctgaagtcatagctacttcaattacctcgtacccctgcacatcgactcgggactggtactccctgtatataaccatgtcatttttactagttattgttattcattattcactgtgtatttattccttgtgtcactttttattttgtatttatttaatctttaactctgtattgttggtctacacctgttgttcacgaagcatgtgacaagaaaatgtgatttgattttaatctagggttagggttgtggttaagggttgaaccgggatgtggacataaAGCTAGGGTTAGATTTGTAGTTGAGGATaaggttgaaccaggatgtggacatgaagctagtgttagggttagtgttggggttgaagctagggttagggtggactGGAATCTGGACATaaagagagggttagggttgaggttgaaTTGTGAAAATAGGATTCATCTCTCAGATTTTTGCCATTtcactttcaaatcaaatcaaatgcatTTGCCACacacgccgaatacaacaggtgtagacattaccgtgaaatgcttacttacagcccttaaccaacaatgcatttatttcttcataaaaaagtaaaataaaacaacaacaacaacaaaaaagtgttgagaaaaaaagagcagaagttaaataaaataacagtagggaggctatatacaggggggtaccggtgcagagtcaatgtgcgggggcaccggctagttgaggtagttgaggtaatatgtacatgtgggtagagttaaagtgactatgcataaatcattaacagagaagcagcagcgttcaggagtcttatggcttgggggtagaagctgttgagaagccttttggacctagacttggcgctccggtaccgcttgccgtgcggtagcagagagaacagtctatgactagggtggctggagtctttgacaattttgagggccttcctctgacaccgcctggtatagaggtcctggatggcaggaagcttggccccagtgatgtactgggccgtacgcactaccctctgtagtgccttgcagtcggaagccgagcagttgccatagcaggcggtgatgcaaccagtcaggatgctctcgatggtgcagctatataactttttgaggatctgaagacccatgccaaatcttttcagtctcctgagggggaataggctttgtcgtgccctcttcacgactgttttggtgtgtttggaccatgatagttcgttggtgatgtggacaccaaggaacttgaagctctcaacctgttccactacagccccgtcaatgagaatgggggcgtgctcggtcctcttttttttcctgtagtccacaatcatctcctttgtcttggtcacgttgagggagaggttgttatcctggcaccacacggccaggtctctgacctcctccctataggctgtctcatcgttgtcggtgatcaggcctaccactgttgtgtcgtcggcaaacttaatgatggcgttggagtcgtgcctggccatgcagtcatgggtgaacagggagtacaggaggggtctgagcatgcacccctgaggggcccccgtgttgaggatcagcgtggcagatgtgttgttacctacccttaccacctggggggcggcccgtcaggaagtccaggttcaagttgcagagggaggtgtttagtcccaggatccttagcatagtgatgagctttgagggcactatggtattgaatgcTGACCTGTAtacaatgaatagcattctcacgtacaattgaagtcggaactttacatacacttaggttggagtcattaaaactcatttttcaactactccacacatttcttgttaacaaaatatagttttggcaagtcggttaggacatctactttgtgcatgacacaagtaatttttccaacaattgtttacagacagattatttcatttataattcactgtatcacaattccagtgggtcagaagtttacatacactaagttgactgtgcctttaaacagcttggaaaataccagaaaatgatgttatggctttagaagcttctgataggctaattgacataatttgagtcaattggaggtgtacctgtggatgtatttcaaggcctaccttcaaacacagtgcctctttgcttgacatcatgggaaaattaaaaaaaatcagccaagacctcagaaaacaaattgtagacccccacaagtctggtttatccttgggagcaattgccaaacgcctgaaggtaccacgttcatctgtacaaacaatagtatgcaagtataaacaccatgggaccacgcagccgtcataccgctcaggaaggagacacgttctgtctcctagagatgaacgtactttggtgcgaaaagtgcaaatcaatcccagaacaacagcaaaggaccttgtcaagatgctgtaggaaacaggtacaaaagtaactatattcacagtaaaacgagtcctatatcgacataaccagaaaggccgctcagcaaggaagaagccactgctccaaaaccaccataaaaaagccagactatggtttgcaactgcatgtggggacaaatatcgtactttttggagaaatgtcctctggtctgatgaaacaaaaatagaactgttcggccataacgaccatcgcaaatgggtctttcaaatggacaatgaccccaagcatacttccaaagttgtggaaaaatggcttaaggacaacaaagtcaaggtattggagtggccatcacaaagccctgacctcaatcctatagaaaatgtgtgggcagaactgaaaaagcgtgtgcgagcaaggaggcctacaaacctgactcagttacaccagctctgtcaggaggaatgggccaaaattcacccaacttattgttggaagcttgtggaaggctactcgaaacgtttgacccaagttaaataatttaaaggcaatgctaccaaatactaattgagtgtatgtaaacttctgacccactgggaatgtgatgaaagaaataaaagctgaaataaataattatttctactattattctgacatttcacattcttaaaataatgtggtgaacctaactgacctaaaacagggcatttttactaggattaaatgtcaggaattgtgaaaaactgagtttaaatgtatttggctaaggtgtatgtaaacatccgacttcaaccgtagatgttcctcttgttcaggtgggaaagggcagtgtggattgcaatagagattgcattatctgtggatctgttggggcggtatgcaaattgaagtgtgtccagggtttctgggataatggtgttgatgtgagccatgaccagcctttcaaaggtaATACAAAGGAGTCAGGAAGAGTTTGGGGCGCCCCCAAGCCTGACAGTGTAGAAAGGTGACTTCCTTGATTTAGTAATCTATTTCACATCAAGAAAGGGTTGTGACATACGCCTCCTATAATTCAGACGAGTTATCAGTGTTATGAGCTACAAGGCATGTTGAGCACCTTCTCAGAAGATTTACTGCATTCAGATTCTGCATCCTCCGCCTCTCAATTACAGGTACATTACTGTAGCATTGACATTATATAAACTAAAAAGGAATGACTGTAAACCCTATATTTGGTATTCAGCCAATAGTTACTTTGATGTCTCACCTGTCAATACTAGGATGTATTTGGTTATAATTCTGCCTAGATAATGATGTGTGTGTGCAGCCAGTTAATACTGAAACGGACAACCTTATGTTAGGTCAAAGGTATGACTATGTATTTCTCAAATTTCTTGCTTCAGAAGAGGGTCTGGTGAATTTGTGGTTTTATTTAATCAGATCTTTTCTGTTTTTTTCAATTCTCATGTATTCCCTTAGCCAGTTTATTTTAGTGAGATTTTCAGACGTCTGAGATCATGACTATTAATCACGTTTGTCAGTGCTGTTTAGTTATGTACAGATTCTATGAGTATTATATATCAATATCCATTTTCTATACAGTTGCCTACTATTTCCAAACTGTACAATTGACACACTTTTACTCCCACAGCCTCGTAACTTCTACATTTAAtgtaggtcatttagcagacgctcttatccagtgacaTACAGTTGGTGAATTCAACTAAGGCAAGACGACCACGGccacctaacctaacctaacatTGAATTTATAAGCATACTGTATGTATCTAAATAATAGTGTTACATGTCTTACTTCAAATTCTCCTTATTTCACATTTCAGGACACCAAGGGGAGAGGGTGGGGAATGAGAGCAATACATCTGTCGACAATGGTATACCTAAATCATACAGAGATGCATTGCTGTCAATATACACTATTGTGCTCATTGGAGGGACCATCAGCATGTCCCTCATGATCAACATCATCAAGTCCAACGTCCGCTCGGTGACCACTACAGCTGTTCTGAACCTGATCGTGGtccacttcctcttcctcctgaCCGTGCCCTTTCGCCTTTATTTCTACGTTGCCGGCAAGTGGCATCTTGGTCCTAACTTCTGCAAGGTGGTCAGTGCCATGATCCACGCCCACATGTACTTAGCCTTCGTCTTCTACGCGATCATTCTGGTGATCCACTACCTGAGTTTCTTCAGGAGGTCCAGGCAGGTGGAGTTCTACAGGAGGCTTCATGCCCTGGGGGCCAGTGCTGCTGTCTGGGCCCTCATGCTCATTGTGGTGGTCCCTTTGACTGCTGTGAAGTATGGATCATCTACAGATAATAACACAACAACCAATGACGACCAGTGCTTCAATTTCAGAAGGATCTTTGATGAGAAACATACTGTGGCTGTGCTGAACTACATCCTCTGTGCTCTCATCATCGTGGTTACATTGGCCCCGGCCTGTTGCCAAGTGTTGATTTTGGACTGTGTGTACAGAACTCACAAGGCGATGATCTTCTCTCAACAGGAGTTTTGGGCTCAGATCAAAAGTCTTTGCTTTATGCTGGTCATTATAGTATGCTTTAATCCATACAATGCATTCAGGATTTACTATGTGAGTAATTATGATGTCAGTCTCCAAGTGAAGATTTGGCGAGGGTTCCCTcagaagtgggtgatagcacgggaacaggtggattgggtgCACTCGccactccctgaggtggaaccggagcgctgggcagattatgcagagtttggagcacttcctgcatggcggcgttcaactgggcaagctgctggtgctggtcgaggcactgggaaactcctgctgcatccattttcgtgagtggtgtgtaattctgtgacgagtactgagtatacgaagaggcaggacgcagacgcaggaattaacaaggtaaaggtttacttaacaatgagaaagagaatcaCAAAGAGCGAGTAAACAACAtgacgctaacaattacacacaacaatgaacgAACAGTCCAGTGCTacatagtggtggtgatgagatgatgaggtgcaggtgcgctggaggtgattagggtgcgttggttttccattcctgtgtttgccgaggtggtgcgctcagaccggtggctcagtacaccggcgaatcagagcaccggagtggagcaacgggaggagatgtgacaccatgcatcttattatgtgacttgttaagtacatCTTTActtctgaatttatttaggcttgccataataaaaGGATTGAATgcttaattaatttgtaaacatttctaaaaacataattccacttcgacattatgtgtcacgccctgaccttgagagccctgtttttctctagttggtttggtcagggtgtgaattctagATTTTGTATTTcaatgttggccgggtgtggttcccaatcagaggcagctgtcgatcgttgtctctgattgggaatcatacttaggcagccattttgcctaccttagttgtgggatcttgtttctgttttggcttgtGGTTGGGTAGCCTGTTGAACTTCACGGtcgtttgtattttgttgttttgatctgtattcagttaataaaggaatatgtacgcataccacgctgcaccttggtctgatccgtctatcaacgagcgtgacagaagatcccacaaccaacggaccaagcagcgtggccaggaagaGCAGAcatcttggacatgggaggatattttggacggtaagggatcctggacttgggaagaaaTCCAGGCAGGAATGGATCGCCTCTCATGGGAGCAGACGGAGGCAGCGAGGGAGGATAAACGGTGACTCCGAAGTTCACGACGacgaaggaagcccgagaggcagccccaataaaacacttttttggggggcacacggggtggttggcgaagcagcaggaggccctgaaagggctgactgtggaggaggaggaggaggccgctatgaTAGAGGCTctccaagacctgcagctcagcgctctgagagaggagaccaccaccTTATGGGGGATGTTAGCTAAGAGAGAGCAGGGGATCTCCCTTCAGAGGGAGGCGttgcaggaggcccacagggaggagtcagtggatgcactgagagaggagctggccaggcaacaggaggagctgagagaggagttaaccctccagcagcagagagctcagtccttagagcagaggctggcggagtCAGGTTTCAGAGTAGAGCCAACTCCCGCACTCGCGTTAAGGAGCGTGGAACCGTTCAGGCACCCTGTTATGCTGTGATACACACTATCTCCATTGCGCATTCACAGCCTGGTGCGCTTGGTGCCCGCGCCCCGCACTTGCCGGGCTAAAGTGAGTGTCCAGCCAAGACGggttgtgcctgctcctcgcaccaaaccagtggtgcgtgtctccagtccggtatggcccgtgcctgctcctcgcaccagaccagtggtgcgtgtctccagtccgcgCCCGTGCTTcctccagaccagtggtgcgtgtctccagtccggtatggcccgtgcctgctcctcgcaccagaccagtggtgcgtgtctccagtccggtacggcccgtgcctgctcctcgcaccagaccagtggtgcgtgtccacagcccggtacggcccgttccagcGCCACGCACCCGACCTCCAGCGAGGGTCCTCTGCTCCACcccggtgccagagcagtccgctccaccggtgcctagtccagctccggtcagtggctccactccagtgccagattAGTCAGtttcaccggtgcccagttcagctccggttagctgctcacTCCTGTGctggagcagtccgctccaccggtgtctagtccagctccggttatctgctctTCCCCCATGCCGAAgctatccgctccaccggggtccgagccggaaccagacgtcaacccctctccagggtcggggtctcccctcccacaccagggtccagacagggcttggtgcatcgcgggaggactgccgGGCCGGAACCAGATGTCGGCCCCTCTCCGGGGTCGAGGGCtctcacaccagggtccagacagggcttggtgcatcgcaggAGGACTGCCGGGCCGGAACCAGATGTCGGCCCCTCTCCGGGTTTgagggctcccacaccagggtccagacagggcttggtgcatcgcgggaggactgctgGGCCGGGACCAGGCGTCAGCTcctctccagggtcgagggctcccacaccagggtccggacagggcttggtgcatcgtggaaggactgagaggggaagcatcgcgccggggtccagaccggaccgggtgtgcaacggggaggcaggaaGGGAGAAGAGGTTAATACCGACGTCGCGCCcgaagccggagccgcctccaaggctagatgcccacccggaccctcccctaatgagtcaggttggtgcggccggagtacgcaccatttggggggggggtactgtcacgccctgaccttgagagctctatttttctctagttggtttggtcagggtgtgaattctaaattttgtatttctatgtt from the Coregonus clupeaformis isolate EN_2021a chromosome 14, ASM2061545v1, whole genome shotgun sequence genome contains:
- the LOC121581309 gene encoding probable G-protein coupled receptor 141; the encoded protein is MSYFKFSLFHISGHQGERVGNESNTSVDNGIPKSYRDALLSIYTIVLIGGTISMSLMINIIKSNVRSVTTTAVLNLIVVHFLFLLTVPFRLYFYVAGKWHLGPNFCKVVSAMIHAHMYLAFVFYAIILVIHYLSFFRRSRQVEFYRRLHALGASAAVWALMLIVVVPLTAVKYGSSTDNNTTTNDDQCFNFRRIFDEKHTVAVLNYILCALIIVVTLAPACCQVLILDCVYRTHKAMIFSQQEFWAQIKSLCFMLVIIVCFNPYNAFRIYYKRVK